Proteins co-encoded in one Kribbella solani genomic window:
- a CDS encoding SCO1664 family protein, whose protein sequence is MTIDPELLALGELSLHGRLVAASNGTYQGSVSRDGETATVVYKPVEGERPLWDFPDGTLAQREFAAYVVSEALGWSVVPPTLLRDGPLGVGMVQLWIDEAELTAGETELVDIVPQGRVPAGWVGVLDALDGRHNPVTLVHADNEALRRMAVFDAVVNNADRKGGHVLNPGDGRVYGVDHGVTFNADDKLRTVLWGWAGDPIADELKDDVRKLADQLAGALGQQLRELITSVELTATRERCATLLKTGTFPYPSDEWPAIPWPAF, encoded by the coding sequence ATGACGATCGACCCCGAGCTCCTCGCCCTGGGGGAGCTTTCCCTGCACGGCCGCCTGGTCGCGGCCTCGAACGGTACCTATCAGGGCTCGGTCAGCCGGGACGGCGAGACCGCGACCGTGGTCTACAAGCCGGTCGAGGGGGAGCGCCCGTTGTGGGACTTCCCGGACGGGACGCTGGCGCAGCGCGAGTTCGCGGCGTACGTGGTGTCGGAGGCGCTGGGCTGGTCGGTCGTACCGCCGACGCTGCTGCGGGACGGGCCGCTCGGTGTCGGCATGGTGCAGCTGTGGATCGACGAGGCCGAGCTGACGGCGGGGGAGACCGAGCTGGTCGACATCGTCCCGCAAGGCCGCGTGCCGGCCGGCTGGGTCGGCGTACTGGACGCGCTGGACGGCCGGCACAACCCGGTCACGCTGGTGCACGCGGACAACGAAGCATTGCGGCGGATGGCCGTCTTCGATGCCGTCGTCAACAATGCCGACCGGAAGGGCGGCCACGTCCTGAACCCGGGCGACGGCCGCGTGTACGGAGTCGACCATGGCGTCACGTTCAACGCCGACGACAAGCTCCGTACCGTGCTGTGGGGCTGGGCCGGTGATCCGATCGCGGACGAGCTGAAGGACGACGTCCGCAAGCTCGCCGATCAGCTCGCCGGCGCACTCGGGCAACAGTTGCGCGAGCTGATCACGTCGGTCGAGCTGACCGCGACCAGGGAACGGTGCGCGACCCTTCTGAAGACCGGCACGTTCCCGTACCCGTCCGACGAATGGCCGGCGATTCCCTGGCCCGCGTTCTAG
- a CDS encoding DUF6882 domain-containing protein yields MNADFSPELQAYGGWIAAAAIQQQDLFNEMVGPDSLQADLDERTLTGERGTLGGVSLLGSFSELDHTWLWGWANPGFGPDAPAVAPTLAIREFGDRHGIPEFTAESPDLSGFPQPAQAAITLAITAGSVLGGRGVWSTAINEGRGHVYLHVADEQLPRAGFDPIATPRLLLTAVSVFPGDHRRVVRGYFQHFGVPYEEAPDAIRGTAPNGSVIATSYDEHGRLGNVQVEPKV; encoded by the coding sequence ATGAACGCTGACTTCAGTCCCGAGCTCCAGGCGTACGGTGGCTGGATCGCCGCCGCCGCGATCCAGCAGCAGGACCTGTTCAACGAAATGGTCGGACCGGACTCCTTACAGGCCGACCTCGACGAGCGCACCCTGACCGGCGAGCGCGGCACGCTCGGCGGTGTCTCGCTGCTCGGCAGCTTCTCCGAGCTGGACCACACCTGGCTGTGGGGCTGGGCGAACCCGGGCTTCGGTCCGGATGCGCCCGCGGTCGCGCCGACGCTCGCGATCCGCGAGTTCGGCGACCGGCACGGGATTCCCGAATTCACCGCCGAGAGCCCGGATCTGAGCGGTTTCCCGCAGCCCGCCCAGGCGGCGATCACGCTCGCGATCACGGCCGGCTCGGTGCTGGGCGGCCGTGGGGTCTGGTCGACCGCGATCAACGAGGGCCGCGGGCACGTGTACCTGCATGTCGCCGACGAGCAACTGCCGCGCGCGGGCTTCGACCCGATCGCTACGCCACGCCTGCTGCTCACCGCGGTCAGCGTGTTCCCGGGCGACCACCGCCGGGTCGTCCGCGGCTACTTCCAGCATTTCGGCGTGCCGTACGAGGAAGCGCCCGATGCGATTCGCGGTACGGCACCGAACGGCAGTGTGATCGCCACCTCGTACGACGAGCACGGCCGGCTGGGCAACGTACAGGTCGAGCCGAAGGTCTAG
- the mshC gene encoding cysteine--1-D-myo-inosityl 2-amino-2-deoxy-alpha-D-glucopyranoside ligase, whose amino-acid sequence MQAWTKPDIPAVPGPARRLRLHDTASGGLVEVPPATGGTARMYVCGITPYDATHMGHAATYVTFDLINRLWRDAGYDVLYTQNITDVDDPLLERATATGVEWTDLAAQEIQLFRDDMTALRVIPPQHYIGVVESIDLVAGAVEDLKQAGAVYAVDGDLYFAVKADPAFGGVSNYDRDTMRELFAERGGDPDRDGKQDPLDSLLWRHERPGEPAWDSALGRGRPGWHVECSAIALKYLGMSFDVQGGGSDLIFPHHEMSASGAQVATGEHPFARAYIHQGMVGLDGEKMSKSKGNLVLVSKERLGGVDPMAIRLALLAHHYRTDWFWTESDLADAQARLDVWRGAIGRGSGPDGAAAVDAVRAALTNDLDSAGALAAVDAWAESEGDDHEAPALVAQAVDALLGVKP is encoded by the coding sequence ATGCAGGCGTGGACGAAACCAGACATCCCGGCGGTGCCGGGGCCGGCTCGGCGGCTACGCCTCCACGACACCGCCTCGGGCGGGCTGGTCGAGGTGCCGCCCGCCACCGGTGGGACCGCCCGGATGTACGTGTGCGGCATCACGCCGTACGACGCGACGCACATGGGCCACGCCGCGACGTACGTCACGTTCGACCTGATCAACCGCCTCTGGCGGGACGCCGGGTACGACGTGCTGTACACGCAGAACATCACCGACGTCGACGACCCGCTGCTGGAGCGCGCGACCGCGACCGGGGTCGAGTGGACCGACCTGGCGGCCCAGGAGATCCAGCTGTTCCGGGATGACATGACCGCGCTGCGGGTCATTCCGCCGCAGCACTACATCGGTGTAGTCGAGTCGATCGACCTGGTCGCCGGCGCGGTCGAGGACCTCAAGCAGGCCGGCGCCGTGTACGCGGTCGACGGCGACCTGTACTTCGCGGTGAAGGCCGACCCGGCCTTCGGGGGCGTGTCGAACTACGACCGGGACACGATGCGCGAGCTGTTCGCGGAGCGCGGCGGTGACCCGGACCGGGACGGCAAGCAGGACCCGTTGGACAGCCTGCTCTGGCGGCACGAGCGGCCGGGCGAACCGGCCTGGGACTCGGCCCTCGGCCGCGGCCGGCCCGGCTGGCACGTGGAGTGCTCCGCGATCGCGCTGAAGTACCTCGGGATGTCGTTCGACGTCCAGGGCGGTGGGTCCGACCTGATCTTCCCGCACCACGAGATGTCCGCCAGCGGCGCGCAGGTGGCGACCGGAGAACATCCGTTCGCGCGGGCGTACATACATCAGGGAATGGTCGGGCTCGACGGCGAGAAGATGTCCAAGTCCAAGGGCAACCTGGTGCTGGTGTCGAAGGAACGGCTCGGCGGGGTGGACCCGATGGCGATCCGGTTGGCGCTGCTGGCCCATCACTACCGGACCGATTGGTTCTGGACGGAGTCCGACCTAGCCGACGCTCAGGCCCGGCTCGATGTGTGGCGGGGCGCGATCGGCCGCGGGTCCGGTCCGGACGGTGCGGCGGCGGTGGATGCGGTACGAGCCGCGCTGACAAATGACCTGGACAGCGCGGGCGCGCTTGCTGCCGTCGATGCCTGGGCCGAGAGCGAAGGCGACGACCACGAAGCGCCCGCCCTCGTCGCCCAAGCCGTGGATGCCCTGCTGGGTGTAAAGCCCTAA